A stretch of Spirochaetota bacterium DNA encodes these proteins:
- a CDS encoding L-fucose isomerase → MYRQSSKLPKIGIRPTIDGRREGVRESLEKITMKMAKNIAKIIEAELKHASGEKVECIIADTPIGGVREAAQTQQKFEEQGVGVTLTVTPCWCYGSSTIDMTPGIPKAIWGFNGTDRPGAVYLAAAGAAHDQMGLPVFTIYGKDVQDLGDELVPEDVKEKILRFIKTGIAVATMKNQSYLSLGYVSMGIIGSMVDAHFLSDFLGMRTEFVDMSELTRRLEKNIFDPKEYKKALAWTKNNCKEGGDINEKNGKNVTRAEKDKEWKTIVKMTIIMKDLMSGNPKLAEMGFIEESNGHNAIAGGFQGQRQWTDFMENGDFSEAILTSSFDWNGIRQPFAFATENDALNGISMLFGQLLTGTAQLFADVRTYWSSESVERVSGKPLTGLAKDGIIHLINSGAASLDWTGEQKDHKNNPTIKPFWEISEQEMKECLNATKWHAANREYFRGGGFSSNFLTKGDIPMTMYRLNLVHGVGPILQIAEGYGVNIDSEIHNTLNERTDPSWPTTWFAPRLTGKGSFTDVYSVMNSWGSNHCAASFGHIGQDLITLASMLRIPINMHNVNEVDIFRPKAWGSFGTLDKEGADFRACKNFGPIYGKITR, encoded by the coding sequence ATGTATCGACAAAGTAGTAAATTACCAAAAATTGGAATTCGTCCTACTATTGATGGACGAAGAGAGGGGGTTCGAGAATCTCTAGAAAAAATTACAATGAAAATGGCGAAAAATATTGCCAAAATAATAGAAGCTGAATTAAAGCATGCTAGTGGAGAAAAAGTAGAGTGTATTATCGCTGATACTCCTATAGGTGGTGTTAGAGAAGCTGCTCAAACTCAACAAAAATTTGAAGAACAGGGAGTAGGGGTTACCCTTACTGTCACTCCATGTTGGTGTTACGGATCTTCGACTATAGACATGACTCCAGGGATTCCTAAAGCTATTTGGGGATTTAATGGAACAGATCGCCCTGGAGCTGTTTATTTAGCAGCAGCTGGTGCTGCTCATGATCAAATGGGATTACCTGTTTTTACAATTTATGGAAAAGATGTGCAAGATCTTGGTGATGAGTTAGTTCCTGAAGATGTCAAAGAAAAAATTCTTCGATTTATCAAAACCGGGATTGCAGTAGCAACTATGAAAAATCAATCATATCTTAGTTTAGGATACGTATCTATGGGAATAATAGGTTCTATGGTTGATGCTCATTTCTTATCAGATTTTCTTGGTATGAGAACAGAATTTGTAGATATGTCAGAACTTACTCGTCGTTTAGAAAAAAATATTTTTGATCCAAAAGAATATAAAAAAGCTTTAGCTTGGACCAAAAATAATTGTAAAGAAGGTGGAGATATTAACGAGAAAAATGGTAAAAATGTTACTAGAGCTGAAAAAGATAAAGAATGGAAAACAATTGTTAAAATGACTATTATAATGAAAGATCTTATGAGTGGAAATCCAAAACTTGCTGAAATGGGTTTTATAGAAGAATCTAATGGTCATAATGCTATTGCTGGAGGATTTCAAGGACAAAGACAATGGACAGATTTTATGGAAAATGGAGATTTTTCTGAAGCGATATTAACATCATCTTTTGATTGGAATGGAATTCGACAACCTTTTGCTTTTGCAACAGAAAATGATGCCTTGAATGGTATTTCGATGTTATTCGGACAACTACTTACAGGTACAGCTCAGTTGTTTGCAGATGTAAGAACTTATTGGAGTTCAGAATCTGTTGAAAGAGTTTCAGGTAAGCCTCTAACAGGTTTAGCCAAAGATGGAATAATTCATTTAATTAATTCTGGAGCCGCTTCTTTGGATTGGACAGGAGAGCAAAAAGATCATAAGAACAATCCAACTATTAAACCATTCTGGGAAATTTCAGAACAAGAAATGAAAGAATGTTTAAATGCTACTAAATGGCACGCAGCTAATAGAGAATATTTTAGAGGAGGGGGCTTTTCTTCTAACTTTTTAACAAAAGGTGACATACCTATGACTATGTATCGTTTGAATCTTGTACATGGAGTTGGTCCTATTTTACAAATTGCAGAAGGTTATGGAGTAAATATTGATTCAGAAATTCATAATACTTTGAATGAACGTACTGATCCGTCTTGGCCAACAACATGGTTTGCTCCTCGTTTAACAGGTAAAGGATCTTTTACAGATGTATATTCAGTAATGAATTCTTGGGGATCTAACCATTGTGCAGCTTCTTTTGGACATATTGGACAAGATCTAATCACATTAGCTTCTATGTTAAGAATACCTATTAATATGCATAATGTAAATGAAGTAGATATATTTAGACCTAAAGCATGGGGTTCTTTTGGAACTTTAGATAAAGAAGGTGCTGATTTTAGAGCATGTAAAAATTTTGGTCCTATTTATGGAAAAATCACAAGATAA
- a CDS encoding DeoR/GlpR transcriptional regulator, with protein sequence MFISERQKKIISLVRKKKLVKIKELCQVLEVTEPTMRNELQQLDQMKKLIQIRGGATILSDNKIDLPLVIRSQTMSKEKKYIAKQVIKDISDDSILFLDTSTTVLGIAEEMKNYPKKKLTVITTSFDIIQILLPCSHISMIFCGGSVDSTEKSCVGEHTIKALSQYHADIVLIGCHAISKTKGFLNGSLALSDIKKLMINNATTTWICADHSKFGRSGLVTFLEFDKKTHLYTDSITQEWEDFFINSKVNVHY encoded by the coding sequence ATGTTTATATCAGAAAGACAAAAGAAAATTATTAGCTTAGTACGAAAAAAGAAACTTGTGAAAATCAAAGAACTTTGTCAAGTTTTAGAAGTTACAGAACCTACAATGAGAAATGAGCTACAACAATTGGATCAAATGAAAAAATTAATTCAGATTCGAGGTGGAGCTACTATTTTATCTGATAACAAAATTGATTTACCATTAGTAATTCGTTCTCAAACTATGAGTAAAGAAAAAAAATATATTGCTAAACAAGTTATTAAAGATATTTCTGATGATTCTATTTTATTTTTAGATACATCAACTACAGTTCTTGGTATCGCTGAAGAGATGAAAAATTATCCTAAAAAAAAACTAACAGTTATAACGACTAGTTTTGATATAATACAAATATTATTACCTTGTTCTCACATTTCTATGATTTTTTGCGGTGGTAGCGTGGATAGTACTGAAAAATCCTGTGTCGGAGAACATACGATAAAAGCATTATCCCAATATCATGCAGACATTGTATTAATAGGATGTCATGCTATATCAAAAACTAAAGGTTTTCTTAATGGAAGTTTAGCTTTATCTGATATTAAAAAATTGATGATAAACAATGCTACAACAACATGGATCTGTGCTGATCATTCTAAATTTGGAAGAAGTGGATTAGTTACATTTTTAGAATTTGATAAAAAAACTCATTTATATACAGATTCTATTACTCAAGAATGGGAAGATTTTTTTATTAATAGTAAAGTTAATGTTCATTATTAA
- a CDS encoding alpha-L-fucosidase, protein MYSNWKNSYGDPQWFIDARFGMFIHFGLYSVAARHEWVMTLEEIKGEDYRKYYENFNPDLLDAKNWAKLAKESGFKYVVFTTKHHDGFVLWNTKTTEYKVTNTPYKKDILKEVVDAFRAEGIKIGFYYSLLDWNHKDFIIDGYHPDRSRVDQKIESKKDMKNYQKYMRDQLTELLTDYGKVDYLWFDFSYQSKIWGDLVGKGKDDWDSEKLEKTVFDLQPEIILNDRLDLKRGVSTHEQYQRSKDNNNEKFVWEGCQTLNGSWGYHRDNDNFKSSETIVKLLVDTVSKDGNLLLNIGPNGRGEIDKKSIEILTDVGEWMRLNSNSIYNNCGPNDIIAPPDCRYTINGNKLYLHIFSWPYRTITLKNISKKVKFAQFLHDHSDLKVIEAIVLNTARKDEIDLNNEIKALHIKEKLDEKTIIIEIPVKAPNILVPVIEITFE, encoded by the coding sequence ATGTATAGTAATTGGAAAAATTCCTATGGTGATCCACAATGGTTTATCGATGCAAGGTTTGGAATGTTTATTCATTTTGGATTATATTCTGTTGCAGCACGTCACGAATGGGTAATGACTTTAGAAGAAATAAAAGGAGAGGATTATCGTAAGTATTACGAAAATTTCAATCCTGATCTATTAGATGCAAAAAATTGGGCGAAATTAGCAAAAGAAAGTGGATTTAAATACGTTGTTTTTACAACTAAACATCACGATGGGTTCGTATTGTGGAATACAAAAACTACTGAATATAAAGTAACTAATACTCCTTATAAAAAAGATATTTTAAAAGAAGTTGTAGATGCATTTAGAGCTGAAGGGATAAAAATCGGATTTTATTACTCTCTACTTGATTGGAATCATAAAGATTTTATCATAGATGGATATCATCCAGATAGAAGTAGAGTAGATCAAAAAATTGAAAGTAAAAAAGATATGAAAAATTATCAAAAATATATGCGAGATCAGTTAACTGAGTTATTAACAGACTATGGAAAAGTTGATTATTTATGGTTTGATTTTTCTTATCAAAGTAAAATTTGGGGAGATCTTGTTGGTAAAGGGAAAGATGATTGGGATTCTGAAAAATTAGAAAAAACAGTCTTTGATTTACAACCAGAAATTATTCTAAATGATAGATTAGATTTAAAAAGAGGGGTGTCAACTCATGAACAATACCAAAGATCTAAAGACAACAATAACGAAAAATTTGTATGGGAAGGTTGTCAAACATTAAATGGAAGTTGGGGATATCATAGAGATAACGATAATTTTAAATCTTCTGAAACAATCGTAAAATTGTTAGTAGATACAGTTTCAAAAGATGGGAATTTACTATTGAACATTGGACCTAACGGAAGAGGAGAAATTGATAAAAAATCAATAGAAATCTTAACTGATGTTGGTGAGTGGATGAGGTTAAATTCTAATTCTATTTATAATAATTGTGGACCAAATGATATAATAGCTCCTCCAGATTGTCGTTATACTATAAATGGAAATAAATTATATCTTCATATTTTCTCATGGCCTTATAGAACAATAACTCTAAAAAACATATCTAAAAAGGTTAAATTTGCTCAATTCTTACATGATCATTCAGATCTAAAAGTTATAGAGGCGATAGTTCTTAATACAGCAAGAAAAGATGAAATAGATCTAAATAATGAGATAAAAGCATTACATATCAAAGAAAAATTAGATGAAAAAACCATTATTATTGAAATTCCAGTGAAAGCTCCAAATATATTGGTTCCTGTTATTGAAATAACGTTTGAATAG
- a CDS encoding PTS sugar transporter subunit IIB encodes MRKEIKHIRIDGRLIHGQVVTKWIFVTNINRIIIVDNDVLDNVVEKNALKISTPSHVKLSILGVETVVKNINNGKYEGQNVMILVKVPKYLRMLAEAGLDMTKINVGNISQKNDSVQVKASVFLSIEDVEDIKYLISRGVSVTTQMVPSDQEEDMQVLLDKL; translated from the coding sequence ATGCGTAAAGAAATTAAACACATTAGGATAGATGGTCGATTAATTCATGGTCAAGTTGTTACAAAATGGATATTTGTAACAAACATAAATAGAATTATTATCGTAGATAATGATGTTTTAGATAATGTAGTAGAGAAAAATGCATTGAAAATATCAACACCATCACATGTTAAATTAAGTATTTTAGGAGTAGAAACAGTTGTTAAAAATATCAATAATGGAAAATATGAAGGACAGAATGTAATGATTCTAGTGAAAGTTCCAAAATACTTAAGAATGTTAGCTGAAGCAGGTCTTGATATGACTAAAATTAATGTAGGAAATATTTCTCAAAAGAATGATAGTGTTCAAGTCAAAGCATCAGTGTTTTTATCGATAGAAGATGTAGAAGATATAAAATATTTGATATCAAGAGGTGTTAGCGTTACAACTCAGATGGTTCCATCAGACCAAGAGGAAGATATGCAAGTACTTTTAGATAAATTATAA
- a CDS encoding PTS sugar transporter subunit IIC: MNITWIQIISLSLLAFFSIYDELAAQFVGTRPVVVGAIAGLIMGDLETGLMIGGTLHLLVLGVGALGGTSIPDYTTGAIIGTAFAVATGTGNEIAIGLAVPVGLLMIQLDILARFTNVFFQKRIDAAIERLDIKSIERNVIMGIFPWGLSRAIPVFLMLSFGSQFIEGVLANIPEVIMGGLKLAGSVLPAVGLAVLTRFLPVKKFIPALIIGFVLTAYLEISVLGVALVGLSLAMAYYQFATSSTDTIIVNQETISGEGEYED, from the coding sequence ATGAATATAACATGGATTCAAATAATCTCACTTTCTTTACTTGCCTTTTTTTCAATATATGATGAATTAGCTGCACAGTTTGTAGGAACAAGACCGGTAGTAGTAGGAGCTATAGCTGGACTAATTATGGGAGACTTAGAAACAGGACTTATGATTGGAGGCACATTACATCTATTAGTATTAGGTGTAGGTGCACTGGGAGGAACATCTATACCAGATTATACAACAGGAGCAATCATTGGAACCGCTTTTGCTGTGGCAACAGGAACTGGAAACGAAATAGCAATTGGACTTGCAGTACCTGTTGGATTGTTGATGATTCAATTAGATATTTTAGCTAGATTCACAAATGTATTTTTTCAAAAAAGAATTGATGCTGCAATTGAGAGATTAGATATCAAATCTATAGAAAGAAATGTTATAATGGGAATATTCCCTTGGGGACTTTCAAGAGCTATTCCTGTATTTTTGATGTTAAGCTTTGGTTCTCAATTTATTGAAGGGGTATTAGCTAATATTCCTGAAGTTATAATGGGTGGCTTAAAATTAGCGGGTAGCGTTTTACCAGCTGTAGGACTTGCTGTTTTAACAAGATTTTTACCAGTGAAAAAATTCATTCCTGCATTAATAATAGGATTTGTACTTACAGCATATCTTGAAATTTCTGTATTAGGGGTTGCTTTAGTAGGATTATCATTGGCTATGGCCTATTATCAATTTGCAACATCTTCTACAGATACAATTATTGTAAATCAAGAAACTATATCAGGGGAGGGAGAATATGAAGACTAA
- a CDS encoding PTS system mannose/fructose/sorbose family transporter subunit IID yields the protein MKTNKIITKQDLTKVNVRWLFGSQICWNYEKMQAQGYLFSMIPILTKLYKGENLKEMLRYHNQFYNTSPHLGGLILGADIAMEEKEGYQAKEAVAAIKAGLMGSFGGIGDSLFILVTTILGSIAAYMGINGNPFGIILWTVVNLGIIGLRWGFIYMAYEKGTTLFSGMSKKLDALTDAATILGVTVIGALVPTVVRTKLLYVYKEQDVEIVLQSILDQIMPSIVPVAIVATIYVLLGKKGITSTKIIIGVIVLSIVAFKFNILG from the coding sequence ATGAAGACTAATAAAATAATAACTAAACAAGATTTAACTAAAGTAAATGTGAGATGGCTTTTTGGATCTCAAATTTGTTGGAATTATGAAAAAATGCAAGCTCAGGGATATTTATTTTCTATGATACCTATATTAACTAAACTTTATAAAGGTGAAAACTTAAAAGAAATGTTGAGATATCATAATCAGTTTTATAATACTAGTCCTCATTTAGGTGGATTGATTCTAGGTGCAGATATTGCTATGGAAGAAAAAGAAGGCTATCAAGCTAAAGAAGCTGTTGCAGCTATCAAAGCTGGTTTGATGGGATCTTTTGGAGGGATAGGTGATAGCTTATTTATCCTAGTAACTACTATTTTGGGTTCTATAGCGGCTTATATGGGTATTAATGGAAACCCTTTTGGCATAATTCTTTGGACAGTTGTTAACTTAGGAATTATTGGACTTAGATGGGGATTTATATATATGGCTTATGAAAAAGGTACAACTTTATTTTCAGGTATGTCTAAAAAATTAGATGCATTGACAGATGCTGCTACTATTTTAGGGGTTACTGTTATAGGTGCACTTGTTCCGACAGTTGTAAGAACAAAACTTTTATATGTATATAAAGAACAGGATGTTGAAATAGTATTACAAAGTATATTGGATCAAATAATGCCTAGTATAGTGCCTGTAGCTATTGTTGCAACAATATATGTACTTTTAGGAAAAAAGGGAATTACTTCTACAAAGATAATTATTGGAGTAATTGTATTATCAATCGTAGCATTTAAATTTAATATTTTAGGATAG